Proteins from a genomic interval of Nitrosomonas sp.:
- the cas6f gene encoding type I-F CRISPR-associated endoribonuclease Cas6/Csy4, whose protein sequence is MKHYIEITLLPNLNINLFSLWSKVFQQIHLGLVEMQDDQKRVPIGVSFPEYVIGEKYSVLGDKLRLFAQDEATLARFDTPKWLFRLSDYVHCTSIRSVPVKIIGYAIYQRYQPKINAERLARRYARRHGVDYGTALVRYGEMSNKCIPLPFIRQKSLSSGQEFCLWIKKNRVIEPAGSAYSSYGLSASTTVPEF, encoded by the coding sequence ATGAAACATTACATTGAAATAACCTTATTGCCCAATTTAAACATTAATTTGTTCAGCCTCTGGTCAAAAGTCTTCCAACAGATCCATCTTGGTCTGGTCGAAATGCAGGATGACCAGAAGCGAGTACCGATTGGCGTTTCATTTCCTGAATACGTCATTGGTGAAAAATATAGCGTGCTTGGTGATAAGTTACGGTTGTTTGCTCAGGATGAAGCTACACTTGCCCGGTTTGATACTCCAAAGTGGTTGTTTCGCTTGAGTGATTATGTGCATTGCACCAGCATTCGTTCCGTGCCGGTGAAAATAATAGGCTATGCAATATACCAACGCTATCAACCAAAGATAAACGCAGAGCGGCTGGCGCGGCGTTATGCGCGTAGGCATGGGGTTGATTATGGTACAGCTTTGGTACGCTATGGCGAGATGTCCAACAAATGTATTCCATTACCATTCATTCGCCAAAAAAGCCTGAGCAGTGGGCAGGAATTTTGTTTGTGGATCAAAAAAAATAGGGTGATAGAGCCAGCGGGATCGGCCTATAGCAGCTATGGATTAAGCGCGAGTACAACAGTCCCTGAGTTTTGA
- a CDS encoding CRISPR-associated endonuclease Cas3'': protein MMVTFVSECEKKALTRTRRVLDAFANRIGSRTWQAVITEDGLIAVKTLLRKTATKNTAVACHWIRSRSRSELVWIVGNRDQFNPQGIVPVNTTFKELIMDIPSDKPNPDFLYANTHLQPLTEHLFAVGYVAEQLYKRLMPNHAKQSTATFVAGCLHDLGKIDPCFQDWVRNPKKKGFVAEDGQHIDDTKFSFDKHPRHNEVSVLLYHLLDHIALKQINTDNKKSIKHVIYWHHAKPFRKEKDFVNYGDIYKKLNGNLKDLTFTEFLAKVIQLLKSLCTLDAKYRTVEESVISKIFNEEVDLDIIKTLDESLLPYYKKYDAQDSIEKYPSQIQHNADNNVMRACVISADRWVSALTPSDLHAHIKNSSFNSLTDELLLLESSLCSHIETCLTKFPASERSKKQNEVANQLTAARGVAVLAGPAGCGKTKIALEWAKLKNAQQLIWICPRVQVCQGIFDDLISKDYFEELLPSAQIEINTGEFKFTNQWGKLTPEDEYFSGNIIITTIDQIFSAIITHGRVNTLINFLNAHVVFDEFHEYINMPAFNLLFAELIACKQQQEQLANTLLVSATPYYFYLKQVLQIDPEDIVAMPSFNPSRYRIEFKVFDETKQDDTNPLYQSYQSNTIVISNTAITAQKSFIRNQHQENAVLLHSRFKKSDKQKWFEEVYESFKKDGTLKFNVLRSGPIVQASLNITCDHMVAEITNAENCLQRLGRQDRFGVNKEVNVHCIAVPEAIDQGKGTGTAARFLSRMYTFGSTKAWYQFIKAELNDQSFTLPQLYKLYERFYQSDNGQKFIASDLTSSLKEPLKNKHSERQSLKN, encoded by the coding sequence ATGATGGTCACTTTCGTATCCGAGTGTGAGAAAAAGGCATTGACCAGAACTCGCCGGGTACTGGATGCTTTTGCCAACCGCATCGGCAGCCGTACCTGGCAAGCCGTAATTACTGAAGACGGTTTGATCGCCGTCAAAACTTTATTAAGAAAAACCGCCACCAAAAATACCGCCGTTGCCTGTCACTGGATACGCTCCAGAAGCCGAAGTGAGCTAGTTTGGATTGTGGGGAATCGAGATCAATTTAATCCACAAGGCATCGTACCCGTAAACACCACTTTTAAAGAATTAATCATGGATATACCAAGCGATAAACCCAATCCCGATTTTTTGTATGCCAATACTCATTTGCAACCATTAACTGAACATTTATTTGCCGTTGGCTATGTTGCGGAACAACTGTACAAACGACTGATGCCGAATCATGCAAAGCAATCAACCGCTACTTTTGTGGCGGGGTGTTTGCATGATCTAGGAAAAATTGACCCATGCTTTCAGGATTGGGTGAGGAATCCAAAGAAAAAGGGCTTTGTAGCAGAAGATGGGCAGCATATTGACGATACAAAATTTAGTTTTGACAAACATCCTCGCCACAATGAAGTTTCAGTACTGCTTTACCATTTACTCGATCACATTGCGCTAAAACAGATCAATACAGATAACAAAAAATCCATTAAACATGTTATTTATTGGCACCACGCCAAACCATTTCGTAAAGAAAAAGATTTTGTAAATTATGGCGACATTTACAAAAAATTGAATGGCAACCTAAAAGACCTAACATTCACTGAATTTTTAGCAAAAGTAATTCAATTATTGAAAAGCTTATGCACGCTCGATGCAAAGTATCGGACGGTGGAAGAATCAGTAATTTCAAAAATCTTCAATGAAGAAGTTGATTTAGACATTATCAAAACATTAGATGAGTCACTGTTACCGTATTATAAGAAATATGATGCTCAGGACAGTATTGAGAAATACCCCTCACAAATTCAGCATAATGCTGACAATAACGTCATGCGTGCCTGCGTTATTTCGGCGGATCGCTGGGTATCAGCACTTACTCCATCAGATTTACACGCACATATTAAAAATAGCTCGTTCAATTCACTAACAGATGAACTTCTATTATTGGAATCGTCGCTTTGCTCACATATTGAAACCTGTTTAACGAAATTTCCAGCCAGCGAACGCAGCAAGAAACAAAATGAAGTTGCAAACCAGCTAACTGCCGCACGGGGCGTTGCTGTGCTTGCAGGACCGGCGGGTTGTGGCAAAACCAAAATCGCATTGGAATGGGCTAAATTGAAAAATGCTCAGCAACTAATTTGGATTTGTCCGCGGGTGCAAGTCTGCCAAGGCATATTTGATGACTTAATATCTAAAGATTATTTTGAAGAGCTGCTTCCAAGTGCGCAGATAGAAATTAATACCGGAGAATTTAAATTTACCAACCAGTGGGGAAAACTCACTCCTGAAGATGAATATTTCTCAGGTAATATCATTATTACCACGATTGATCAAATATTTAGCGCCATCATTACCCACGGCAGAGTTAATACTTTAATTAATTTTTTGAACGCACATGTGGTGTTTGATGAGTTTCATGAATATATCAATATGCCCGCTTTTAATTTGCTATTTGCTGAGTTGATAGCTTGTAAACAACAGCAGGAGCAATTAGCTAACACCTTATTGGTTTCGGCCACACCATATTATTTTTATCTGAAGCAAGTATTGCAAATCGATCCAGAAGATATTGTTGCTATGCCTTCATTTAATCCAAGCCGCTACCGTATTGAGTTCAAGGTATTTGATGAAACTAAGCAAGACGACACTAATCCACTGTATCAATCGTATCAATCCAACACCATCGTTATTAGCAACACAGCTATAACTGCGCAAAAAAGCTTTATTCGCAATCAGCACCAAGAAAACGCAGTGTTATTGCATTCCAGGTTTAAAAAAAGTGATAAGCAGAAATGGTTTGAAGAAGTTTATGAGTCGTTCAAAAAAGACGGCACGCTCAAATTTAATGTTTTACGCAGCGGACCAATTGTTCAAGCCTCCCTGAATATTACCTGTGATCACATGGTCGCAGAAATCACCAATGCAGAGAATTGTTTGCAGCGCTTAGGCCGGCAAGATCGTTTTGGTGTGAATAAGGAGGTCAATGTTCACTGTATCGCGGTTCCTGAAGCTATTGATCAAGGCAAAGGTACAGGAACCGCTGCCCGGTTTTTATCGCGCATGTACACTTTTGGTTCTACAAAAGCTTGGTATCAATTTATAAAAGCCGAGTTGAATGATCAATCTTTTACATTGCCGCAGTTATACAAGTTATATGAACGGTTCTATCAATCTGATAACGGTCAAAAATTCATAGCATCCGACCTAACTTCATCGCTTAAGGAACCTCTGAAAAACAAACATTCTGAACGGCAGTCACTCAAAAACTGA
- the cas1f gene encoding type I-F CRISPR-associated endonuclease Cas1 produces MDQLTDLKAILHSKRANIYYLEKCRVMQKDGRVLYLTEAKDEQLYWNIPIANTTVILLGTGTSITQAAVRMLASAGVLIGFSGGGGTPLLAASEIEWLTPQSEYRPTEYVQGWLSFWFEAEKRLQVAKHFQLLRINYLQSVWSKDRDMKNEGFLIDDQDVTRAFSGFSSKVEQASNVTELLLIEAQLTKNLYKAAVSRTQQKDFVRNYNNTDSANLFLNHGNYLAYGLAASTLWVLGIPHGFAVMHGKTRRGALVFDVADLVKDALILPWAFISAKEKMTEQEFRQQCLQKFTEHKALDFMFDTVKQVSLQGGAI; encoded by the coding sequence ATGGATCAATTGACTGACTTAAAAGCAATTCTGCACTCCAAACGGGCTAACATTTATTACCTGGAAAAATGCCGTGTCATGCAAAAAGATGGCCGCGTTCTCTATTTAACAGAAGCTAAAGATGAGCAGCTCTACTGGAATATCCCGATAGCCAATACCACCGTCATTTTATTGGGCACCGGCACCTCTATCACCCAGGCCGCAGTACGCATGCTTGCATCGGCGGGTGTTTTGATCGGTTTCAGCGGCGGCGGTGGCACGCCACTGCTGGCAGCCAGTGAAATCGAATGGCTTACGCCGCAAAGCGAATACCGGCCCACCGAATATGTGCAAGGGTGGCTGTCCTTCTGGTTCGAGGCGGAAAAACGTTTGCAGGTAGCCAAACACTTCCAGCTCCTGCGCATCAATTACTTGCAAAGTGTATGGAGCAAGGACAGAGATATGAAGAATGAAGGCTTCCTTATCGACGACCAGGACGTCACGCGAGCATTCTCGGGGTTCTCAAGCAAAGTAGAGCAAGCGAGCAATGTCACCGAATTATTACTGATTGAAGCCCAGCTAACCAAAAACCTCTATAAAGCTGCTGTCAGCCGCACCCAGCAAAAAGATTTTGTCCGCAACTATAACAATACGGATAGCGCAAACCTGTTTCTCAATCACGGCAATTACCTGGCCTATGGTCTGGCAGCCAGTACACTCTGGGTATTGGGCATACCTCATGGTTTTGCCGTCATGCACGGAAAAACCCGGCGCGGCGCTTTGGTGTTTGATGTGGCGGACTTGGTTAAAGATGCTTTAATTCTGCCATGGGCCTTTATTTCCGCTAAGGAAAAAATGACTGAACAGGAATTTCGACAACAATGCTTGCAGAAATTTACCGAACATAAGGCGCTGGATTTTATGTTTGATACCGTCAAACAGGTCAGTTTGCAAGGTGGTGCAATATGA
- a CDS encoding DUF433 domain-containing protein has product MTEIIESYPRITQEDIWAALAFAVNVMQIKPFITVY; this is encoded by the coding sequence ATAACGGAGATCATAGAGAGTTATCCGCGTATCACACAGGAAGATATTTGGGCTGCGTTGGCATTTGCAGTGAATGTTATGCAGATAAAGCCGTTTATTACAGTTTACTGA
- a CDS encoding DUF433 domain-containing protein: MAVTAGSRRRNIGFDCTVEKKAIILGIELPRTHRFCLGQLTISGTRISVELILDHLAAN; this comes from the coding sequence TTGGCCGTAACTGCTGGATCTCGGAGAAGAAATATCGGCTTTGATTGCACGGTTGAAAAAAAGGCAATAATCCTTGGGATCGAATTACCACGAACCCATAGATTTTGTCTGGGACAACTGACTATTTCTGGAACTCGAATTTCGGTCGAGCTGATTCTTGATCACCTTGCCGCCAACTAG
- the gloA gene encoding lactoylglutathione lyase yields the protein MRILHTMLRVGNLDQSIHFYTQVLGMRELRRKDYPEGKFTLAFVGYQNESEGAVLELTHNWDTDHYDLGTGFGHIAIEVDDAYSTCTKVKQLGGQVTREAGPMKHGATIIAFATDPDGYKIEFIQKKIT from the coding sequence ATGCGGATATTGCATACCATGCTGCGTGTCGGCAATCTCGATCAATCCATTCATTTCTACACCCAAGTGCTCGGCATGCGAGAGCTACGTCGCAAGGATTACCCGGAAGGTAAATTCACCCTTGCTTTTGTCGGCTATCAGAATGAATCAGAAGGCGCGGTACTGGAACTCACCCACAACTGGGACACCGATCACTACGATCTCGGAACCGGCTTTGGCCATATCGCCATCGAAGTTGATGATGCCTATAGCACCTGCACAAAAGTCAAACAACTCGGTGGCCAGGTTACCCGCGAAGCCGGCCCGATGAAACACGGCGCCACCATCATTGCCTTTGCAACCGATCCTGATGGCTACAAAATAGAATTTATCCAGAAAAAGATCACCTAA
- a CDS encoding rubredoxin, producing MTIENKNTYNRYMCMICGFIYDEAEGWPQDGIPAGTRWEDVPINWTCPECGARKEDFEMVKI from the coding sequence ATGACCATTGAGAATAAAAACACCTACAATCGCTACATGTGCATGATCTGCGGCTTTATCTATGATGAAGCCGAAGGCTGGCCACAGGACGGTATCCCCGCAGGCACACGCTGGGAAGATGTCCCCATCAACTGGACCTGTCCAGAATGCGGCGCCCGTAAAGAAGATTTTGAAATGGTCAAGATATGA
- a CDS encoding hydroxymethylpyrimidine/phosphomethylpyrimidine kinase — MLQPPTTPPPVVLTFAASDPSGGAGVQADIMTITGLGCYPVSVLTAVTVQDTVGVEDFFVLDAEWIIDQARALLQDMPVQAFKVGMVGSVEIIAAITEIVSDYPDIPLVLDPVLSSGRGDSFANDQVITAMREMLFPQTTIITPNSVEARRIALEYEDDEEVDGLGECANKLLEWGCGYVLIKGSHENTPKVVNTLYGHGGVLRSDVWERLSGSYHGSGCTLSSAIAALLAQGVSINDSVFEAQEYTWQTLKAGFRLGMGQHIPDRFFWMDDESLNKHEQPHDKNKG; from the coding sequence ATGCTACAACCACCTACTACCCCACCTCCCGTTGTTTTGACCTTTGCTGCAAGTGATCCTAGTGGCGGGGCAGGTGTTCAGGCTGACATTATGACGATTACCGGTTTGGGGTGTTATCCCGTTTCGGTTCTGACTGCCGTGACTGTGCAGGATACGGTTGGGGTGGAAGATTTTTTCGTATTGGATGCGGAGTGGATCATCGATCAGGCGCGCGCGCTGCTTCAGGATATGCCGGTTCAGGCTTTCAAGGTTGGAATGGTTGGTAGTGTTGAAATTATTGCGGCCATTACTGAAATTGTCTCGGATTATCCCGATATTCCTTTAGTGCTGGATCCAGTCCTTAGCTCAGGGCGGGGAGATTCATTTGCAAATGACCAGGTTATTACGGCAATGCGTGAAATGTTATTTCCACAGACGACTATTATTACTCCGAATAGTGTCGAAGCCAGGCGTATTGCGCTTGAATATGAAGATGATGAGGAAGTGGATGGTTTAGGTGAGTGTGCAAATAAACTATTGGAATGGGGGTGTGGGTACGTATTGATCAAGGGTAGCCACGAGAATACGCCCAAGGTAGTGAATACACTTTATGGTCATGGTGGTGTTTTACGCTCGGATGTGTGGGAGCGTTTGTCTGGATCGTATCATGGTTCTGGCTGTACTTTATCTTCTGCTATTGCCGCATTGCTGGCGCAGGGAGTTTCCATCAACGATAGTGTTTTTGAGGCCCAGGAATATACTTGGCAAACGCTCAAAGCAGGGTTTCGCCTGGGGATGGGGCAGCATATACCGGATCGTTTTTTTTGGATGGATGATGAAAGTCTGAACAAGCATGAGCAGCCACATGATAAAAATAAAGGGTGA